From the genome of Brevibacterium sp. JSBI002, one region includes:
- a CDS encoding phosphotransacetylase — MLKTPAARDLEPVTIDPMLRDRMLGLRNLGSRPRIILAESHDERVLRAAGALAEVGVQPILIGDGNEVRNRARHLGITDADGWSVDEPARLAAGPAGERIRSSAERKRPELAEQWLTDPVFLAAAAVKEGLADAAVAGADRPTADVIRAGLSVVGLAPDSSLLSSSFLMRLRDGRYLGFGDCAVIPVPDDEQLSAIAIATARTFAAITDEHPSVAMLSFSTAGSAQHSDIDRVRLAIEHIRSRCPELEVDGELQFDAAIVESVAKSKCPESAVAGHANVLVFPNLAAGNIGYKIAERLGGAAAFGPLLQGLAAPINDLSRGASVSDIVNVGLITCLQALTPAADAQQRTTSTAHTFTTK; from the coding sequence ATGTTGAAGACGCCGGCAGCGCGCGATCTCGAGCCCGTGACGATCGACCCGATGCTTCGTGATCGGATGCTCGGGCTGCGCAATCTCGGGTCTCGGCCGAGGATCATCCTCGCCGAGTCTCACGATGAGCGTGTCCTCCGCGCTGCCGGCGCCCTCGCCGAGGTGGGCGTCCAGCCCATCCTGATCGGTGACGGGAACGAGGTCCGGAACCGCGCGAGGCACCTGGGCATCACCGATGCCGACGGCTGGTCCGTCGACGAGCCGGCTAGGCTCGCCGCCGGCCCGGCTGGGGAGAGAATCCGCAGCAGCGCAGAGAGGAAGCGTCCCGAACTTGCCGAGCAGTGGCTGACCGATCCCGTCTTCCTCGCCGCCGCGGCCGTCAAGGAAGGATTGGCCGATGCGGCGGTCGCCGGCGCGGACCGGCCCACCGCCGATGTCATTCGGGCAGGGCTGTCGGTAGTCGGGCTCGCTCCGGACTCGTCTCTGCTCAGCTCCTCGTTCCTCATGCGCCTGCGCGACGGACGGTATCTGGGCTTCGGGGACTGCGCGGTCATCCCGGTCCCCGACGACGAGCAGCTCTCGGCGATCGCCATCGCCACGGCGAGAACCTTCGCTGCCATCACCGATGAGCATCCGTCCGTGGCGATGCTCTCGTTCTCCACGGCCGGTTCGGCCCAACACTCCGACATCGATCGAGTCAGACTGGCCATCGAGCACATTCGCAGCCGCTGCCCCGAACTCGAGGTCGACGGCGAACTGCAGTTCGACGCAGCCATCGTCGAATCCGTGGCGAAGTCGAAGTGCCCCGAATCCGCTGTCGCCGGCCACGCGAACGTGCTCGTCTTCCCCAATCTCGCAGCCGGAAACATCGGCTACAAGATCGCCGAGCGCCTCGGTGGAGCTGCCGCCTTCGGCCCGCTGCTCCAGGGCCTCGCCGCCCCGATCAATGACTTGTCTCGCGGGGCGAGCGTCTCCGACATCGTCAACGTCGGTCTCATCACCTGCCTGCAGGCGCTCACTCCTGCGGCAGACGCCCAACAGCGAACCACATCCACTGCCCATACCTTCACAACGAAGTGA
- a CDS encoding APC family permease: MSKSIENPPQNVASSPPGAGDGQQPERMAKTLKPRWVFAIALGSAVGWGAFILPTDWLAMGGPLGTLAGFSIGAGLMLVIAVSYGFLIRTFPVSGGELAYALIGYGRVHAFFAGWFLTLGYVCIVALNASALALLFRKIMPSVIEQGYLYTVAGWDVYLPEIIISVTALVVFAVLNIRGTALSGRVQYWACVLMIIAVAAIIVSVIASPTTHFGNMSPALPDGVSPVAAIIAIVAIAPWAFIGFDNVPQAAEEFDFSPSKALRLIVLAIVTAAALYMAMIVSVSMAEPWQALANSGSAWGTADAVTGVIGGSGLLLLAIAITMGVSTGLNGFYVSASRVLMAMGRAQMIPPIFARLHSKHKTPYVGIIAVLIVCLISPWFGRAALTWVVDMSSIGVTIAYLYTCLCAFRIFRPTHEARDPKALPGMYSTTKKVLSGVGAVIAIVFMLLLLIPGSPGALGPQSLIALAVWIVIGVVFFLSRIRHNRKLTDHQVDRLVFGDDRPAVTRFSERAQLRREGRLSTDG; this comes from the coding sequence ATGTCGAAATCAATAGAGAACCCACCCCAGAACGTCGCCTCCTCCCCGCCGGGGGCCGGGGACGGTCAGCAGCCGGAGAGGATGGCGAAGACGCTCAAGCCCCGTTGGGTCTTCGCCATCGCCCTGGGCTCGGCGGTCGGGTGGGGCGCATTCATCCTCCCCACCGACTGGCTGGCCATGGGCGGTCCGCTGGGCACACTCGCCGGATTCTCCATCGGTGCCGGGCTTATGCTCGTCATTGCCGTCAGCTACGGCTTCCTCATCCGCACCTTCCCTGTCTCCGGCGGTGAGCTGGCCTATGCACTCATCGGCTACGGACGCGTGCACGCCTTCTTCGCCGGGTGGTTCCTCACGCTCGGCTACGTCTGCATCGTCGCACTCAATGCCTCCGCTCTGGCCCTGCTGTTCCGCAAGATCATGCCCTCGGTCATCGAGCAGGGCTATCTCTACACGGTCGCCGGCTGGGACGTGTATCTGCCGGAGATCATCATCTCGGTGACAGCACTGGTCGTCTTCGCCGTCCTCAACATCCGCGGCACGGCCCTGTCGGGTCGTGTCCAGTACTGGGCCTGCGTGCTGATGATCATCGCGGTCGCTGCGATCATCGTCTCCGTGATCGCCAGTCCGACGACCCATTTCGGCAATATGTCTCCCGCATTGCCCGACGGCGTCAGCCCGGTCGCGGCGATCATCGCGATCGTCGCCATCGCTCCCTGGGCCTTCATCGGCTTCGACAATGTTCCGCAGGCGGCCGAGGAGTTCGACTTCTCGCCGTCCAAGGCTCTGCGCCTCATCGTCCTGGCCATCGTCACCGCTGCGGCCCTCTACATGGCGATGATCGTGTCCGTGTCGATGGCCGAACCGTGGCAGGCCCTGGCCAATTCGGGATCGGCCTGGGGCACCGCCGACGCGGTCACCGGCGTCATCGGCGGCTCAGGCCTGCTGCTGCTCGCCATCGCCATCACCATGGGAGTGAGCACCGGCCTCAACGGCTTCTATGTCTCGGCCAGCCGTGTGCTCATGGCCATGGGACGCGCACAGATGATCCCGCCGATCTTCGCCCGCCTGCATTCGAAGCACAAGACCCCCTACGTCGGCATCATCGCGGTTCTCATCGTCTGCCTCATCAGCCCTTGGTTCGGACGCGCGGCGCTGACGTGGGTCGTCGACATGTCCTCGATCGGTGTGACGATCGCCTACCTCTACACCTGTCTGTGCGCATTCCGGATCTTCCGCCCCACTCATGAGGCGCGGGATCCCAAGGCCCTGCCGGGAATGTACTCGACGACGAAGAAGGTGCTCTCCGGTGTGGGCGCGGTCATCGCGATCGTCTTCATGCTGCTCCTGCTCATCCCGGGGTCTCCCGGTGCGTTGGGACCGCAGTCGCTCATCGCCCTGGCCGTCTGGATCGTCATCGGAGTCGTGTTCTTCCTCTCCCGGATCCGGCACAACAGGAAACTCACCGATCATCAGGTCGATCGCCTCGTCTTCGGTGATGATCGCCCAGCCGTCACCCGATTCAGCGAACGCGCTCAGCTGCGCCGCGAAGGACGCCTGTCCACGGACGGCTGA
- a CDS encoding cobaltochelatase CobT-related protein has translation MTDLGQQSAIPRSAREEYDLERRLASVFRALSQDADVDLWAHRPADANGLLPMNAPHLYPDPARSELPSLRGATDAMAMRRKLSDPELHRQMLPAAREERLIVEILEQFRCESLARQAGVRSNLSQRHAHWRSEFLRSRLHETHLGMLLYTVILVTRSVVNREPIGQDDSDLVEESRFELSPDLGPFLLPLRDSRHDQRAFAEVARDLARTLAGRIAAVEERERTRSGARERHAAPSLPLVFDIAEDLFAPVPEDSGGQLHLARGYGVWTRRFDRESTIAEVVRAESLRSGRSAIAAETARRSVPLAPVVSRLHGVVEAAKEAHELVDSEDGILDPSRLSRLITSPGDPRVFRGRSQRAETDCAVTFLLDLSGSMKPHALGLGALLDVLVTALDRLDVTTEILGFTTNAWNGGRVRSEWKKAGSPERPGRLNELHHLVIKSGASSWRRTRTHLGGLLKTSLYREGIEAEALRWAVDRLRSQQAVKSAVVVISDGLPADSATAVANDDDYLARDLETTVAGLRRAGDIGILGVGIGTDPGLIYPTSVELDSESLGDRASVRAIVDGLRTVLGR, from the coding sequence ATGACAGATCTCGGTCAGCAGTCGGCGATTCCGCGTTCGGCCCGAGAGGAGTACGACCTCGAACGGCGGCTGGCCTCGGTGTTCAGGGCGCTGAGCCAGGACGCTGACGTCGACCTGTGGGCGCACCGACCGGCCGATGCGAACGGTCTGCTGCCGATGAACGCGCCCCATCTCTACCCTGACCCTGCCCGATCAGAGCTGCCCTCCCTGCGCGGAGCCACGGACGCCATGGCCATGCGTCGAAAGTTGAGCGATCCCGAACTCCACCGACAGATGCTCCCCGCGGCGCGCGAAGAGCGCCTCATCGTCGAGATCCTCGAACAGTTCCGGTGCGAATCCCTGGCTCGACAGGCAGGCGTCCGCAGCAACCTGTCTCAGCGTCATGCGCACTGGCGCAGCGAATTTCTGCGCAGCCGTCTGCACGAAACCCATCTCGGCATGCTTCTGTACACGGTCATCCTCGTCACCCGGTCGGTCGTGAATCGTGAGCCGATCGGTCAGGATGACTCCGACCTGGTCGAAGAGTCCCGGTTCGAACTCTCACCCGATCTCGGGCCCTTCCTCCTTCCCCTGCGCGATAGCCGGCACGATCAGCGGGCCTTCGCCGAGGTGGCCCGCGACCTCGCGCGCACGCTCGCCGGCCGGATCGCCGCCGTCGAAGAGCGAGAACGCACGCGGTCCGGGGCGCGCGAGCGTCATGCCGCCCCGAGCCTGCCGTTGGTCTTCGACATCGCCGAGGACCTGTTCGCTCCCGTCCCGGAAGACTCCGGTGGGCAGCTCCACCTCGCCCGCGGCTACGGGGTGTGGACTAGACGGTTCGACCGTGAATCGACCATCGCCGAGGTGGTCCGGGCGGAGAGTCTGCGCAGCGGCCGGAGCGCCATCGCCGCCGAAACGGCACGTCGGTCGGTGCCGTTGGCGCCGGTCGTCTCCCGCCTGCACGGTGTCGTGGAGGCAGCCAAGGAGGCTCATGAACTCGTCGACTCCGAGGACGGGATCCTCGACCCCTCCCGGCTGTCACGGCTGATCACCTCTCCTGGCGACCCGCGCGTCTTCCGCGGGCGTTCGCAGCGGGCCGAGACCGATTGCGCCGTAACTTTCCTGCTCGATCTCTCGGGGTCGATGAAACCTCATGCGCTCGGACTCGGCGCGCTTCTCGACGTCCTCGTCACGGCCCTCGACCGGTTGGATGTGACCACAGAGATCCTCGGGTTCACCACTAATGCGTGGAACGGCGGACGAGTGAGAAGCGAGTGGAAGAAGGCCGGCTCGCCCGAGCGGCCGGGACGGCTCAACGAACTCCATCACCTCGTGATCAAGTCCGGAGCGTCCTCGTGGCGGCGGACGCGCACCCACCTCGGCGGACTGCTCAAGACCTCGCTGTATCGAGAGGGCATCGAAGCCGAAGCCCTGCGATGGGCGGTCGACAGACTCCGCAGTCAGCAGGCGGTGAAATCGGCCGTGGTCGTCATCAGCGATGGTCTGCCCGCCGACTCTGCCACGGCCGTCGCCAATGATGACGACTACCTCGCCCGGGACCTCGAGACGACGGTGGCCGGTCTGCGACGGGCCGGCGACATCGGCATCCTCGGCGTCGGCATCGGCACCGACCCCGGTCTCATCTACCCCACCAGCGTCGAACTCGACTCCGAGTCTCTGGGGGACCGGGCCTCGGTGAGGGCGATCGTCGACGGACTCCGCACCGTCCTCGGTCGCTGA
- a CDS encoding AAA family ATPase: MADVSTLRELFGIDADMPVPMLEDDSDLIPRIDENYRFDPEVTRAILAGFSHGSRVLVQGLHGTGKSTHIEQIAARLNWPLMRVNLDGQISRSDLVGKDQVVIEDGQPRTAFEEGVIPYALTRPMALVFDEYDAGRPEVMFIIQRLLERDGLFTLTEQNRVIRPHPHFRLFATANTVGLGNVNGLYHGVNRLNQAQLDRWNIIASLDYLDPAEELLVVTGQVPEAATKLGEETVATMIEVAQLTRSGFAAGDVSALMSPRTVISWAENSVIFGDVELAFRFSFLNRCDSTEHRLVAEYYQRCFGSELDLDHAATAS; the protein is encoded by the coding sequence ATGGCCGACGTTTCAACACTGCGAGAACTGTTCGGCATCGATGCCGACATGCCCGTGCCGATGCTCGAGGACGACAGTGATCTGATCCCGCGCATCGATGAGAACTACCGCTTCGACCCTGAGGTGACCCGAGCGATCCTCGCCGGGTTCTCCCACGGATCACGCGTGCTCGTGCAGGGTCTGCACGGGACGGGGAAGTCCACGCACATCGAACAGATCGCCGCCCGACTCAACTGGCCGCTCATGCGCGTCAACCTCGACGGGCAGATCTCGCGGTCCGACCTCGTGGGCAAAGACCAAGTCGTCATCGAGGACGGACAGCCCCGCACTGCCTTCGAAGAAGGTGTCATCCCCTATGCGCTGACGAGGCCGATGGCGCTGGTCTTCGACGAATACGACGCCGGCCGCCCAGAGGTCATGTTCATCATCCAGCGCCTGCTCGAACGCGATGGCCTGTTCACCCTCACCGAGCAGAACCGGGTCATTCGGCCGCATCCGCACTTCCGGCTCTTCGCTACGGCGAACACAGTCGGCCTCGGCAATGTCAACGGCCTCTATCACGGAGTCAATCGGCTCAACCAGGCTCAACTCGACCGGTGGAACATCATCGCCTCGCTGGACTACCTCGACCCCGCCGAAGAACTCCTCGTCGTCACCGGACAGGTGCCGGAGGCAGCGACGAAGCTCGGCGAGGAGACGGTGGCGACGATGATCGAGGTGGCGCAGCTGACGCGCAGCGGTTTCGCCGCCGGCGACGTCTCGGCTCTCATGTCACCGCGCACAGTCATCTCGTGGGCGGAGAACTCGGTGATCTTCGGCGATGTCGAATTGGCGTTCAGGTTCTCCTTCCTCAACCGCTGCGACTCGACCGAGCATCGACTCGTCGCGGAATATTACCAACGCTGCTTCGGCAGTGAGCTCGACCTCGACCACGCGGCGACGGCAAGTTGA
- a CDS encoding IclR family transcriptional regulator codes for MDDLAEPGFDEGVSLAGETPALRLVSLLEFISTRDQIFTLQSLVVQTGLPKPTLHRMLQQLEGAGLLTRHSDGRHYGTGSRLRRMAEDVLLNDSRQGARRMILSQLSEEVGESCNLTAVSGDEVIYLDRVETSHPLRVHLEAGSRVPIHASASGKMIASQYGETPRRRLLTSSLLKEFTPHTLTDPAEIEAELDAARRSGYALDRQEYLEGLVCLAVLIPTDIGRSNQALAVQAPVIRKSIDDLVELLPVVREAAQRMAVLDEIDRADENSA; via the coding sequence ATGGATGATCTGGCTGAGCCTGGGTTCGACGAAGGCGTGTCACTCGCCGGTGAGACTCCGGCACTGAGGCTGGTGTCGCTGTTGGAGTTCATCTCCACCCGCGACCAGATCTTCACGCTTCAGTCTCTTGTCGTACAGACAGGGCTGCCCAAACCCACCCTCCACCGGATGCTTCAGCAGCTCGAGGGCGCGGGACTGCTCACCCGGCACAGCGACGGCCGCCATTACGGCACCGGATCGAGACTGCGGAGAATGGCTGAGGACGTTCTGCTCAATGACTCGAGACAGGGAGCGCGGCGGATGATCCTCTCGCAGCTGTCCGAGGAGGTCGGTGAGAGCTGCAACCTCACCGCGGTCTCCGGCGATGAGGTCATCTACCTCGACCGGGTCGAGACCTCACACCCGCTGCGCGTGCATCTCGAAGCCGGCAGCCGTGTGCCGATCCATGCCTCGGCCAGTGGGAAGATGATCGCCTCCCAGTACGGGGAGACGCCGCGTCGCAGACTGCTGACCAGTTCGCTCTTGAAGGAGTTCACGCCGCACACGCTCACCGATCCCGCGGAGATCGAGGCCGAGCTCGATGCGGCTCGACGCTCTGGATATGCCCTTGACCGGCAGGAATACCTCGAAGGTCTCGTCTGCCTTGCCGTGCTTATTCCCACCGACATCGGTCGGTCCAACCAGGCGCTGGCAGTTCAGGCCCCCGTGATCCGAAAGTCGATCGACGATCTCGTCGAACTCCTGCCGGTGGTCCGAGAAGCCGCTCAGCGCATGGCTGTGCTCGATGAGATCGATCGCGCCGACGAGAACTCGGCCTGA
- the xsc gene encoding sulfoacetaldehyde acetyltransferase: MTELADRTESAALSDAVTTQKITSSEAFVETMVANGVTDIFGIMGSAFMDAMDIFAPAGIDFIPVVHEQGAAHMADGYARASGRHGVVTGQNGPGISNCVTAIAAAFWAHSPVVIVTPEAGTNSIGLGGFQEANQLPMFQEFTKYQGHVSNASRMSEFTARCFDRAKSEMGPTQLNIPRDFFYGECDPQIPQPQKIDRGPGGTESLEEAAALLASAKNPVIVSGGGVVMADGVDECIALAERLGSPVVNSYQHNDSFPASHPLWAGPLGYQGSKAGMTLINQADVVLALGTRLGPFGTLPQYEFDYWPTNAKIIQVDADQKMLGLVKKIDVGICGDAKAVAEDLLARLNDREVACDATKDQRAELIKAEKDAWEAELDSWTHEKDEFSLDAIEEAEKEDGNWLHPRQVLRELEKAMPADVMVSTDIGNINSVAHSYLRFERPRSFFAPMSFGNCGYALPTIIGAKRAAPERPAIAYAGDGAWAMSMVEVLTAVRHDIPVTAVVFRNRQWGAEKKNQVEFYGHRFIAGELDNGESFAAMAESMGADGIVVDDLAEVGPALQKAVDAQMNEGKTTVIEIMCTKELGDPFRRDALRKPVRTLDKYKDYV; this comes from the coding sequence ATGACGGAACTGGCCGATCGAACCGAGAGTGCGGCGCTGAGCGACGCGGTCACCACTCAGAAGATCACCTCTTCAGAGGCCTTCGTCGAAACGATGGTGGCCAACGGTGTCACCGATATCTTCGGCATCATGGGCTCGGCGTTCATGGACGCAATGGACATCTTCGCTCCCGCCGGAATCGACTTCATTCCCGTGGTCCACGAGCAGGGCGCAGCGCATATGGCTGATGGCTACGCCCGCGCATCGGGACGGCACGGGGTGGTCACCGGCCAGAACGGGCCGGGCATCTCGAACTGCGTGACAGCGATCGCCGCTGCCTTCTGGGCACATTCGCCGGTCGTCATCGTCACCCCGGAGGCAGGCACGAACTCGATCGGGCTCGGCGGCTTCCAAGAGGCGAATCAGCTGCCGATGTTCCAGGAGTTCACGAAGTACCAGGGCCATGTGTCCAATGCGTCCCGCATGTCCGAATTCACCGCCCGCTGCTTCGACCGCGCGAAGTCGGAGATGGGGCCGACCCAGCTGAACATCCCCCGTGACTTCTTCTACGGGGAATGCGATCCGCAGATCCCCCAGCCGCAGAAGATCGACCGCGGACCCGGTGGTACGGAGTCCCTCGAAGAGGCAGCAGCACTGCTCGCCTCGGCGAAGAATCCGGTCATCGTCTCCGGCGGCGGTGTCGTCATGGCCGACGGCGTCGATGAGTGCATTGCCTTGGCCGAGCGCCTCGGATCCCCCGTGGTCAACAGCTACCAGCACAATGATTCCTTCCCCGCCAGCCACCCGCTGTGGGCCGGACCGCTGGGGTACCAAGGTTCGAAGGCCGGGATGACGCTGATCAACCAGGCCGATGTCGTCCTCGCGCTGGGCACCCGTCTGGGACCGTTCGGCACACTGCCCCAGTACGAATTCGACTACTGGCCCACCAATGCGAAGATCATCCAGGTCGACGCCGACCAGAAGATGCTCGGTTTGGTCAAGAAGATCGATGTCGGCATCTGCGGTGACGCCAAGGCCGTCGCCGAGGATCTCCTCGCCCGTCTCAACGACCGCGAGGTCGCCTGCGACGCCACGAAGGACCAGCGTGCCGAACTCATCAAAGCAGAGAAGGATGCGTGGGAGGCCGAGCTCGATTCCTGGACTCATGAGAAGGACGAGTTCTCTCTCGACGCCATTGAAGAGGCCGAGAAGGAGGACGGCAACTGGCTGCATCCGCGTCAGGTGCTGCGCGAGCTCGAGAAGGCGATGCCCGCCGACGTCATGGTCTCCACCGACATCGGCAACATCAACTCGGTCGCCCACAGCTACCTGCGTTTCGAACGTCCCCGCAGCTTCTTCGCTCCGATGAGCTTCGGCAACTGCGGCTATGCGCTGCCGACGATCATCGGTGCCAAGCGCGCCGCTCCCGAACGTCCTGCCATCGCCTACGCGGGTGACGGCGCCTGGGCGATGAGCATGGTCGAGGTGCTCACCGCCGTCCGCCACGACATTCCCGTCACCGCCGTCGTCTTCCGCAACCGGCAGTGGGGTGCGGAGAAGAAGAATCAGGTGGAGTTCTACGGTCACCGTTTCATCGCCGGTGAGCTCGACAACGGTGAGAGCTTCGCAGCCATGGCCGAGTCGATGGGAGCCGACGGCATCGTCGTCGACGACCTCGCCGAGGTGGGCCCGGCCCTGCAGAAGGCCGTGGACGCACAGATGAACGAAGGCAAGACCACTGTCATCGAGATCATGTGCACGAAGGAGCTCGGCGATCCCTTCCGCCGCGATGCTCTGCGCAAGCCGGTTCGGACTCTCGATAAGTACAAGGACTACGTGTGA
- a CDS encoding ABC1 kinase family protein, with protein sequence MTILYTIGLGVLSALIVGFLVRRMMLTGTGAARNTIVSLIMGLSIWPITLQAYKLLGISESDQYPNLSMSFPAIMVFLLLFAWFIVIQMFVLLAIELIMPSGTLSSLIRNAPKIPTWYRRVNRLAQIQKILIKFGLSRYLRPRIPTLRVSLREIAATTRDALAASGVTFIKLGQFIATRGDMIPHEFVEEFSTLQAGVKPVPFAEVKDQLEAEWGRPVAEVFAEFDEKPFAGASVAQVHRAVTWEGRVVAVKVQRPKIRRQVRADCDIVLTLADRLDRTTDWAKKIGIAKLARSFVDSLQGELDYRGELAQIEALRLADETGRSTTQTDSVVHIPHVYKELSGEFVIVMDLVEGSPLSHGAEVVDHLSEIARREIAQDLFLMVVRQVLGKGIFHADLHPGNIVISSAGRAGLVDFGAVGRIDKRDRRAIALLLMAFDSQNSQAATAAILELLGTPSEVNLRELQREIGQIMLKYGDGAPGSTSAALFGELIDFVVDFGFPMPASVATAFRAISTLEGSITRLVPELNLLALVTQNGKTLLREVGGLGVDRHEMTLYAAATAPQIAELPGQISRIAGHLQDGTLDVGTSGLNISTIKNLLVSTVEQFIQVIVSTALILGGVILMAANFGPALAPELKLFTYFGAWMLLAGSVIAALVLAPALRQRMTWEGLG encoded by the coding sequence GTGACGATCCTCTACACCATCGGACTGGGCGTCCTCAGCGCGCTCATCGTCGGATTCCTCGTCCGGCGGATGATGCTCACCGGCACCGGAGCCGCCCGCAACACCATCGTCTCCCTCATCATGGGCCTCTCCATCTGGCCCATCACCCTCCAGGCGTACAAACTCCTCGGCATCTCCGAATCCGACCAGTACCCGAACCTGTCGATGAGCTTCCCCGCCATCATGGTCTTCCTGCTGCTCTTCGCCTGGTTCATCGTCATCCAGATGTTCGTCCTCCTGGCGATCGAACTCATCATGCCCTCGGGCACCCTGAGCTCACTCATCCGCAACGCACCGAAGATCCCCACCTGGTACCGCCGCGTCAATCGCCTGGCCCAGATCCAGAAGATCCTCATCAAATTCGGCCTCTCCCGCTACCTCAGGCCCCGAATCCCGACACTGCGCGTCTCCCTCCGAGAAATCGCCGCCACCACCCGTGACGCACTGGCCGCCTCGGGGGTCACATTCATCAAGCTCGGCCAATTCATCGCCACCCGCGGTGACATGATCCCGCACGAATTCGTCGAGGAGTTCTCCACCCTCCAGGCCGGAGTGAAGCCCGTTCCCTTCGCCGAGGTAAAGGACCAACTCGAAGCCGAATGGGGCCGACCCGTCGCCGAGGTGTTCGCCGAGTTCGATGAGAAGCCCTTCGCCGGCGCCTCCGTCGCCCAGGTCCACCGAGCCGTCACCTGGGAAGGGCGTGTGGTCGCAGTGAAAGTGCAACGGCCGAAGATTCGCAGACAGGTCCGCGCCGACTGCGATATCGTCCTCACCCTCGCCGACCGGCTCGACCGCACCACCGATTGGGCGAAGAAGATCGGCATCGCGAAACTCGCCCGCAGCTTCGTCGATTCCTTGCAGGGCGAGCTCGACTACCGTGGGGAGCTCGCCCAGATCGAGGCTCTCCGTCTCGCCGACGAGACCGGTCGGTCGACGACGCAGACCGATTCCGTCGTCCATATTCCGCACGTGTACAAGGAACTCTCCGGAGAGTTCGTCATCGTCATGGATCTCGTTGAAGGTTCCCCTCTGTCCCACGGCGCCGAGGTGGTCGACCACCTCTCCGAAATCGCGCGCAGAGAGATCGCCCAGGACCTCTTCCTCATGGTCGTCCGTCAGGTGCTCGGCAAGGGAATCTTCCACGCGGACCTCCACCCGGGAAACATCGTCATCTCAAGCGCCGGGCGTGCCGGCCTCGTCGACTTCGGTGCTGTCGGCCGCATCGACAAACGTGACCGCCGAGCAATCGCCTTGCTGCTCATGGCTTTCGACTCGCAGAACTCGCAGGCCGCGACAGCCGCAATCCTCGAACTTCTCGGCACGCCGAGTGAGGTGAACCTGCGGGAGCTGCAACGCGAGATCGGGCAGATCATGCTCAAATACGGAGACGGTGCCCCGGGGTCGACGTCGGCCGCGCTGTTCGGCGAACTCATCGACTTCGTCGTCGACTTCGGATTCCCGATGCCGGCCTCGGTGGCCACGGCGTTCCGTGCCATCAGCACGCTCGAAGGGTCGATCACTCGCCTCGTGCCGGAACTCAATCTGCTGGCGCTGGTCACGCAGAACGGCAAGACACTGCTGCGCGAGGTCGGGGGACTGGGAGTCGACCGACACGAGATGACGCTCTACGCGGCAGCGACCGCACCACAGATCGCTGAACTGCCCGGGCAGATCTCTCGCATTGCCGGACATCTGCAGGACGGTACTCTCGACGTCGGCACGAGTGGGCTGAACATCTCCACGATCAAGAATCTGCTGGTCTCGACCGTCGAGCAGTTCATTCAGGTGATCGTCTCCACCGCGCTCATCCTCGGCGGAGTGATTCTCATGGCAGCCAACTTCGGGCCCGCTCTGGCCCCTGAGCTCAAACTTTTCACGTATTTCGGCGCGTGGATGCTCCTCGCCGGCAGCGTCATAGCGGCGTTGGTCCTCGCACCGGCACTCAGGCAGCGCATGACGTGGGAAGGGCTGGGTTAG
- a CDS encoding GIY-YIG nuclease family protein, protein MADFRRARGVYVLYNDINVYYVGLATSQRGIGGRLHDHLNDEHWAGWNRFSWFAFDGPDDDTVLDSDGVVRVVQTYTSVQLDAPVLIRDLEALLLAVTKPMGNISSTNFSEAKEWLQVATKTPKLKTFDDLREKLAVD, encoded by the coding sequence GTGGCCGACTTTCGTCGAGCTCGTGGCGTATATGTCCTCTACAACGACATCAACGTGTACTACGTCGGGCTGGCAACCTCTCAGAGAGGCATCGGCGGGCGACTACACGATCACCTAAACGATGAACACTGGGCAGGGTGGAATCGGTTCTCATGGTTCGCATTCGACGGCCCTGACGACGATACCGTCTTGGACAGCGACGGAGTAGTCCGAGTTGTACAGACGTACACGTCAGTTCAGCTCGACGCGCCAGTTCTGATTAGGGACCTCGAGGCACTTCTCCTAGCAGTAACCAAACCTATGGGAAACATCAGTTCCACGAACTTCAGCGAAGCAAAAGAATGGCTGCAGGTCGCCACCAAAACTCCAAAGTTGAAGACCTTCGACGACCTCAGAGAGAAGCTCGCCGTTGATTAG